The Porites lutea chromosome 9, jaPorLute2.1, whole genome shotgun sequence sequence TTGAAAGGGGGCAATAATATTTTCAGACCGAAAATATGCAGTTTTCTTCTTGACATCAAGTCCCTTTTTAAATTCAGCTCggcattttcataaatgatccGCATTGCAACCAAATAACTCACTTATCCTccactctcccctccccctcgagaaaaaaatctgaaggaGGTAGGGGTGATTTGGGACTGCCTTAACCTCACCAGACCTCCCTCAAAAGTTTGCTTGAGGAAGTAGTTAGTAAATGAGTGAAAGTATCCTCTGATGGTTCTCGTCTTGTTGGGTAGGTTTGGTTGTTATGATAGACCCTGGCTTGGGTGGGTACACCCTTCCATAAAGGCAACTACGAGCCAAATTAAATAGACCCGGTCCATTACGGGGGCCCATGAACTTTGTCCATGTAAGttgtccatggacccggtccaaaaTGGGGGCCAGTCCATGGACCCCAGGTCAGTCCCATGTTTGTCCTCACCAGCGCTACGCAGAGGGTACGAGCAAAAGGCACTATCCAATCGACAAAAGGGAAATCGGCATCCCCGTCTCTAGTAAATTAGATTAAGGCCCGTTCACACCTTGAAAGTATGCGTGCTACGTGTTGCACAATTGGTTTATTGCAGCGCATCTATCCGCTCCTGTAATATACAAGCTAAAGAATATCCTCATTGCGCGCGactttcaatccatagccaaacAAATTTCACATCGAAATGTAGCCGTCGGACAAAGACGTCGCCCGTCGCACCTTGGATAGCCACTTAACTATGTTGCCAAAACACTGTACGCAATATTATTCACAACTGATTTCGCCATGTTGATCCTGTGTTTGGGCAACTCGAAAAGGGACACAGCGCACAGCCTCAAATACGACTCATAGTATTACACGTGAAGACAAttctttttattgaaaaactCTCTCTTTAAAATACCATCTACTTCGAGTTGAAGCTTGCGTAACGGGTCACTGTGTACTATAGCTAATTACAGGATTCCTTTACAAATATCGAGATATTCTGAGTCACGCTTTCCTTTGTAATTCCTTGGACATAATTAATGACATTAATTTGTTTCTATACTAGTCCCTTACACCTTGACACAGCTTTTCACGTAACGAACAAATGAATTGCTACAACCGAGGTCAAAAGTGCTGGGACCTTCCCAATGATATTAGTAAAACTGGCGACCTCCCCCCTCCCAACCCaaaccattttgaattttgagcaaaatgGGTAGAAATGAGTCCGCTTGGGGTCACAACATTgtcatgggggggggggggggggggggagacaaAAGGGATTCCCAAAAATTGTCATTAGGAGCAGAGTCCTATGTAACAATTACTTGCAAGGGTTTCTCCATCGTGTCCCAAGTTCTTTTGGCCTCCATTGTAGTGAGTATGAAGACTAATCCTTTCAGTAAAATTCTACAGTATAACCATGCAAATACAACCCACCTGCAGACAGCACTTTCGCATGATACTTTTTGttcttgcagaattttcaaaagGATAGCTGTGGTTTTacttcaacttcattttaaacCCAACCCCCTTCCCAGCCCCAACCACCCGCCTACAATACTTTTGACTATCACTACACATTAACGAGCGATAAAGGCATAACTGATGATTATAAATTTACGGGAAAAACGTACATTTTGGTCAAGTTTAAGACAAAGCAATCCTTCTCTTACCCCAAGAAACCTCGCGTGGAACGTCTAGTGGGGAAGATTACACAGCGCGCGCGGAATCACTCTATTTCCCGCGTATTTTCGTCTGACAAGTCTTTGATTGCATGACCAATGTTGGAAATCCGAATTTTTAAGCCTTTTAGCCTTCTTCTACAACAAAATATTCTAGAAAAATAACCAGCTAAACTTCTAAATAACCAGTCATTTGTTATAGTTTACAAAAAGACAGAACCCGCTGTGGAAAAAAATACGTACAAAAGTATATTATACTGTATTAAATATCGATTTCAACCTTGTTCACTCCTACAGGCAAACTTTCAGGCCCGTACTTGAATTCCACGCCTGGAAATTTGAGCATTTAGTTGAATGTTAGTGAGAAGTACTATGATGAGGTACTGTTTATCTTTTTCTGTAGAGTATGGTTCTAACGTTGGAGTCTGTGAACATTGAAATGACAGCTACTGATCAGTACTTTACTCGgatactgtttattatgcaGCAAAAAGTGGTTGTAAATATTCCGTCCGTCGAGGAAATCCCCGACAGTTCTTTCGCGTGGAAATATTGTTACTTCAGGtttcaaaacatgaaatttAGGATTTGGAATTTTGATTTGAGGCACTTACAGGAGTGGTCAGCGCCACAGAAGAAACTTAAttagcgccgaaatccttgggCTTCCAcctgccaatcaggttgaagggaaattcgctGGGGGCCAAGCGCTGCTTCACAGACGTTACTAACAGGGGTTAGATTTCGAAAGTCTCTTTAGGAGTAAAAAGGTTGAAATCATTTACAGAACTACTTCTTCATGATTCTTGGCAGATTCTCCTGCCTCCTTTCGGAATGCATTTTACCGGTGTCCAGTAAAAGTTTAGTCTTTCTTTCATCGATCCAGGTATAATCACTCGATTTCGGCGACGTACTGGTTATCAGGAGAGGACTGGACGCGTGAGATGAATCAACTCCCGCAACTCTGACATAGTTAAGATTTCCTTGTGGAGGTCGTGACATAACATTCACGTAGGACCTATCAAAGTGCCCGATATTTTTATACGAGGGCTGCGCGCCAGCCACGTTTGCGTACGAATGGCCGGCGATATTTTCAAAACTATGGCTTCGTGACGGGTCATCCGTGAAGACATTTAGGTATCCCGGATGTGACGGCATTAGCGACTCCACGCTGTGATAGATCGAATCGTCGTTCCCATCATACATTGCATACGGATTCAGTTTTGATCTATTACCTGCCTGAGAACCCGTTACACTGCGGGACCGCAAGCCACCTGACTTACTTCCTTTAACATTAACGTAGTCAACGATCTTGGGAGAATTGACATAGAGGTGCTCTGCGCTTCCCGCGGTAGACATTGATGGAAGATTTAACTTAGGCGGGGCTTTCATGCCGCGCCGAGAAGAAACACTGGTCGATGTGCTATTTTTCATATAATTCTCCTTTTTCTCGAATATGTCTCCGTTCACATAGTCTACACTTGTAACAACTTTCTCGCTTGCGTTGCTTCCATTGCTGTGAACATCAGATTTCATTTCCTGTTCTTTCGGAGCATCTCGCTCATCGTTAACAATGCTTTCTTTTTCTGCACTCTTTTTCTCCTCCGTATCGTCAGTTGAAGTAACCACGATCTGACACTGCACATCTCCATTACTATGTTGCTCCGTTTCAGATGGCTTCCTCTCTTGTTGTTCGCCTTCCGCTTCCTCGGCAATGACCCcattttcctctcttttttcGGAGGCTGAAGAAGATGATAACTTTACTCTCCCATTTTCCGAGCCGCGGGACGTTCTTCTCTGGGAAGCCGCCTCGGAGTCTGCTCTTACTTTTTCAAGAAGCTCTTCGTCCCGCCCATCAACCACAACGTATCCCTCCACCTCTCCTTCGCCACCTTCATCGACCTTTTCGCTAGTGCGCACTCCTCGCTCCTCCGATTCTCTCCGCGTAGGACTGCGCGCACCACTGCTACTTCTACTTTGGCGGACCTGATTATCAGCTGGCATCATAACGTGATACCCCTCGGGTGTCACCCCCGCAATATTCTCGTAGCCCGGGGGAGGGCTTTTCGGCTTTTCTTCCTCGAATACTTCATTTAAACCAGGTTCGTTGCTACTGGTTGTACCAAAGTACGCGGGCACGGAAACGTTTCTTCGCATAGTAGTTTGGCCGTTTTCCGGTGGTGATGTTTGCTCTCCAGTTTCAGCCCTGTTTTTCCCCCGAGTAGGAGAGGGCACGCTTCGACTACGCTGTCTGCCCCCTTTGCGCCGTTTTGCGCTCATTCTGAGCCATGCTCGTTTGAGAAAGTTGGGCTGTGATTGACTTTCATCTTTACTTGTACTGGGCTGGGTGGTTTCtacaggaaaacaaaaataattgatATCACCTTTACTACCCTGAGAAACGGCTGACCTTTCGCGACGacagcaaaaatgaaatgatgtcagaaatgacatctgaggaaaaagaacaaaaattccatactgaggACGTGTCgctgatctgggtagtgcttctgattggtcgtgccgcaaGGGAAATTTAAGTCAACCAATGATGACCcgttcatcagtatggaatttctacgctcgtttctcagacgtcatttcgcggggaaaccagcggCAGCATCACGAAAtgtgggctgttttctcaggctaacctTTCCCAAAAACGATCACAATCTTCAttatttatatataaaaaaaataatgataatacgGCAGACTGATAAATTTCTTCATCGTCATCTTGTCATCATTATCGTTATTGTTTCGTGCCTACAGTTCATCATATCATTTTTATCTTGGTTTCTTCATTTTTGATTTTGAGATCAAGCAAAAACGTAACGGTGCTCTTTTAAAAGCTCCAGGTAATGCTGAAGAGTGGTCTATTTTGAGGACTCATTATATTACCGGTGGCCACACTGATGACTGTATGCCTAATCTAGCCCCATCCTCTTACAAGCTTAACCctctaagtcccaatagtgaccaagatcaaatttctccaaacaatatccatacactgtcaagagataagttttgagaattaataaaatgatcacacaagataaaatgccttgatctattatcaaattctctcaactcattctttaaggaaatgtaaagAGATAACTTTGGAGAATtcgtatgtggatactggggcttaaagggttaaagacgAGAGCTAGCCATTCTTCTGATGGGGATCGAAGTTGTCAAAAGGACGTGCCTCTGCTGTAAGAGTCTCCAACTGAAATTTTGGAGTTCCTTCTAAGGCAGTCTGTTTTATTTTCCAAACAactttttgccttcaaagtcttTACCATCTAAGAAGTatataggctcgattaccagccactgcacgggaaatgagcccgcgctctAAAGAGGTATACCGTAAACTTTCACTTATAAACCCTGGGCTTATtcatcttcgtaaggggttttaggagggcatatatatggaggggcttatatccgaggggctTTATAACCAGAATAAAAAAAGTGCTTCAAAACAAGCTATAGCAGCTGTGCTGATTATATACTGAtttttatctatctatctaccatTTATTTGCCGGATTCTTTCAAATTGAGTTTCAAAACATCGTAATAAATTGAATTCAAGAAAAGAAAGCTAGAGGAGACTTATATCTGGGGAGGTTATAATTTTTGGGTTTATAggtaaattaaatttttgggtTTATAGGTAAATTGGTCTATAACTGGGGGCCGGAGTTTATAGAGTAGGGGGGAGGCTTACAAGCAGGAGATTACAGTATGAACACTTAATTCCACCCTCTAAAATCTCTACCTGTATAAGATTCTTGCGGCAGCATGGCCTCCCCTGCTCTACAAACACTGTCAAACAAGGCTTGTATTTCCTTTCCAGAACGAGTGGCAAAGAAATAAATCACTGGCTTATCTCCAGTCGCAGACTCTGGACCTGCCTGGAAAGCAAAGCCTCCCTCTACTGCTCCATATTTAGGCAATGATGTTAACTTCCAGTGACCAATAAGGCGATAACTGTCCTTTTTTGTCAGAGAAAAGAAGGTGGAGTAAAAACGAAGATCTGCTTCACCAGACTTGATCTTCTGTTTGTGTGGCACAATGCCCTGAAATGACTTTTCTGAAAATAAGACAATTTCACAAATGAATTTGGAGTTTCCAGTCCTCTAACCAACCCAATAGGCTCAATTCTATTACAGTGGGTTTTTTTCACTGCAGCTGAAATCATGTTGCTGAGTGATATGAAGGTAACAGAATTTATAGAGGTATGAAGCAACAAATTTACATGTATGCAGGCTCAGGGTGTCAGGGTGCAAGGATGTTAGTTatagcttgccattcaggcaagctgtagctagtaCATACTAGTACATATCAcacacagttcttctgtaacttgaatcccacccccccccccaaaaaaaaaatccaccaACCCAATAGCAATGTGGAATAGTCTGATTTTTAACCATGTTTTGTAttgtaaagaaaccaaaatgtttaaaaccttttttcgaatttcaattaaaaaaagggGTTAAAATTTAAACTATAGCATAGAAAACTCCAAATTCAATTTTATCCAGGAGATTTGGTGACCCATTCAGGAGACTGGGAGAGTTGTGTAGTATCTGGGAGACACTTGGATAATCCATGAGAGTTGGCATATAAGCATGAACGATATATTGCAAGGAATATACAGCCAGTTTTCATTCAATAGGACATGTCTGGGTCCTGAAACTGATTCTGACACtttcaggataaaaatctcacaCTCATATCATTGCGCTTGCACGTATGCAGTTATTTAGCATCATAAAATCACCTTTTCCATAATGGCCTTGAAGCAGTGCCAGCCATTCAGCTCTCTGATCAATTGTTTCAAAACTCAAAGGAATGACATTATCTGTAgtaatgataacaatgacaTTGAAGTTCTTGTCCATCTTGTTCAGGACGTGTAATCCACTGAATCCCTTGAGGGACAGGAGAGCTTTCTCCTTGTGACGAGCTCCCGCATTTGCTTCTTTGGGGTACAAAACAAGATTCAGCACCTCTGAGGatccaagaaaaaaatattgttatcagGGTTACAGTGTGCAAAGGTCAATTGCCCatggctagtggattttgtgaTTGGGCTAGTGACTTACCAGACGAGTAAGTAaagttttttgggaaattcaacTTAAAGAAGAACGGTAAACAATCTCGCTCATCAGACAAAATTTTCAGTCTagctgaaatgacttttgggctagtacatgcttagctacagcttgcctgaatggcaagcagTACAACTGACTTTCTTCGTATCCTGGATTATCATTTCACTAAGTTCTAACCATAGTATCATAACCTAGGTTGAACACTGGTTTAATGCTTTAATGGGTGTTAAATTTGGCGGTTTAAACTTCAAGAGATACATCATTGCATTCAAAGTAAATTGAAATCAAATGGGCATCTACCTGGTAGGGTTTACAGCAGGCCAGTggtcaacaaaaaataatgaaaagtgTTCTTATTgtcgttgttttattttaagtcaGGGATGCTCAAAACCAGGTAAGATTTTATACCTATTTTTAAAGGGCACCTATGATCGAGAGAGCCTCCAAAAAGAGCACAAAAATCAAAACACCAAAATGAGCCAACACCGAGAATCTGATGCCATTTATAAttgaacaaaaagcaaaataatcAGTTTATTGGGTGACCTTGTGACCCACTTTCAGCTCAAAAAAATAATTGGCAGACATTCAAAGATACTGTTTTTCCATTCAGTTACTTTGAATCTATTAATTTTGAGCGAAAAGTCATTCATGAGAGAATAATTCACTCAAGAGTGCAATTTTGTGCAGTAATGAAATGTAAATGGAAAGGACTTGTTTTATGAAGGTGATATTTTTGCAAATGCCTGAAGCAAACAATATTTAGCTTCTTACGATAATTCTTcccgaaaacgaaaaaaagacatttaccTTCATCCTCTTTTAAAATTCGCAAGACTGGAGTTTTTCAAACAGGTCAATAGAGACTACAGCTAATTTACTGACATCAAAATAGTGTAATACTCAAAGCAAACCTAATTCACCGCAATTATCAACAATCTATATGTAAAGTACAACACGCATAAATTTACTCAATAAAACATTAAGAAAAGACGATTTAAAAAATAACCAAAGCCACTATTCTAGAGTCCTGCGAAGGTTGTCTATTTCAGCATTTTATGTCAACTAATAATACCGGCCGATTGCCATATATATTTAACCGAGATGAACAAGTACGCTAAGTACATATCAACTCATACCAACGACTTCAAGAAATTATTCAAAGGGTAAATCGTgatattgtttttcttgtttggaAAGATCAAGCTACTTACATTAACATTCGTcgctttaaaatttgtttggtaAACTGTCGTGATTTCGCACGAGCGTTATACATGTTTCATGAGACGTATCCCAGACCCGGGGTATCAGAGAAAGCGGAAAATATATATAAGGCTTGCACGAAAAACTGCACgaagtttttttcttgaaaataggAAACCTACCACGCAAAAACTGAAGCTCAGATCACGCCTAAATGTTCGCGAAGCACAAGTGTCGTTTCACTTACAGAAAGCGCAAGGCCTAGTAAAATTGGAATGGAAACACGCGCGCACGATTACTAAAAAAAGACGCGAGGAAATTCAGCCCAAGAACTAAAAGTTTAAATACGACTGCCTCGAGGGATGCAGCCAAGACTTCACGCTTTCAAATGTTTAAATGCTAAGATACACTAGAGTTGGCGATGGTTTTGAAGTAAAAGCAAGATTCTTAGCAATATACATCTGCTTGCGGCTAAAGAAACGAtcgacaaaaacaaaatgctataAAAAGCTATCCGTGTTTAAGTGTGATTATCGTCTCGGAAATTTTATTGATTGCTCAAGCTGCAACTGCACTTCTACTTGTAATTTACTAGACTAAGACTGTACTGTAgccgaagaaaaacaaaagaacaatgtCTCAGCGCGCAATGGGCATCAATGACAGCGAATTGAATAAGATGTATGCACGTATCGCGATTGTGAAAGCGAAAATTAAACCATTACAAGAAAAGTAGGGTTTCAATTGCGTTACCAGCTGCATAATGAGAAATTCGTTTGGTTTCGAGAGGGTGATTACAGTTAAATGGGAACTCAAATCGTACGTGATTACAATTTTTAGCAACGTTTACCTGTGGCTGGGTTTACTCTTCGCAGCACAGCCCATCTTGTCTTCCACTGTAATCAAAACAACTTTAGTTAGCCCTAAATCGCGTTTAACTGCAGCTTAAACGCAAGCCTAACCTTTTTTCCCTTCCTATACCGAACTCTTCCCTCGATCAAATCCATGCTCAAATCGACATAATCTCTTTCATCGGCTGCTGGAAGAAGCACAGACAGCCATGTTGAATGATCTTGACGATTCGATGGAATGCGCGCGCAGGGTTCTTCCAACATTCCTTCGTGTATTGTTGTGTTGTCAGTAATATTGCGCGCGTCTGCCGATTGTTACGATATTTTTGGAACGCGATCGAACGTACACCGTGTATGTCGATTTAAAATTCAAACGAGTGAGAGACACTTCACTCTCTCTCGAAAACAACGGAAATGTTTGTTTCACATGCAAAGCCAATCCTGACTGACTGCCTAAATATGCTATTTTACAACCCCGCGAAACTTCAAACATCCGGCGCTGTCCCTGATTATATCAAACATCCGGAACGACTACCATGAGCGTACTTTTGATAAAGGCTTCACATCACAGACAAAGCACGAAATCGTTTATTGTAGTATGTTACTTCATGTTCAAAAGATGTTTATTCCCTGATATTCGCTTTGCAGTTCGCCAGGATCTTCGCCGCAAAGTCTTCTGTTCAGTGCTCATGATTGGCAGAACACAAAATCATGTTACATAAACATTTTCCCCTTTAATCTTACATTCGTTTTCGTTGCGTAGCATTGTTCCGTTATTCCAGTTTCATTCACTATTTTTAGAACATTAGAGTgacctgaaaaaaagaaaaactaaaaatgcaCGTATGAGGTTGCAACCTGCAAATGGCAGTTTTAATAAGACCCCTCAGATTTAAAAGGAAACTTGCAAACGAAACTATCAACCACATAGCCCACAAATTACGTCACGGCCTTTTAAAGTACACCCACGTACTGAAAAATCACGGCATAAAGGTAAATTTTACGGTGAACTTAacgcaaaaataacaacaagGTAAAAGGTTAAGTTTAAAACGAAACTGCaatgaaatcaaattttttcAACAGGCCTTGTCAAAAACAGCTTAGAGAGTCCATGAGTTTTCCTTCAGACTttagaacaaaaagaaaaggaataaaCTAAGCTTTGCAAAAAGTGGGTGTAGAAAAGAGCCGGATTTTAATATTTAACTGGCGAGGTGGCTTAACAGAAGTGACAATTTCCTAAATCACTCAAGCGCAATGGAGGCGGGGGTTTGAACATTTTACACCCTAAAATAACAGTTTAGTAAAATCACACGTATGGAATAATTAAACTTCCGATTCAAAATTGGATGTAAAAGTGTTATTGTATAGAGTCAAACCCCGCGCTTTACGAACACTCGCTTAATACggatggacacctcattattacggacagttttctttgtccttagggaaagaaagcccttacattttctctataatacggacaccccgttgaTAAGGACACTTGCTTTCTATAACCCCTTCATTGtccatattaacggggtttgaccaTTAACCATTATTTGTTTTCCTTCGTTTATGTTGAAATTGGTATCGTGTACAGCCGCCCAttctcgtaaaaaaaaaaacaaaaatcggaAAGAGGCGTGTGTACACTGGCTAATTAGGCACCTAAAGCAACGAGAGCGTTGACGTCCTGGACGACACAAATGGACCAAATGGCAAACGGAAGTtgatattttctctctttcagtGCTCTGACTCGACAAATTCGTACAGCGGGAGTTAAAACAAAAGCATTCAGATTCGTTGTATGGTATGAGACATCGAACTTCCGGTTGCTATTCATGACGTCCGGGACGTCAGCGTTCTTGTTGCTTAAAAGCTCAGTATTTACACTTTAAATAAACAAAGTTATTGTTACGGAATATACTGGCCATGGGTTATAATCTGCTGCAATCTTGTCAATCGTAAAGGAGCTTTTTGCTCCTGTTATTAAAGTCTTCAAACAAGAAATAAGGGTGTGAAAAGCATTACATGTTCTTAGAATATTTAAATTTCACCTCTTTGAAAGACTGCAGCTAACGTGTAACTGTGAGGCACTCATGCAGCAAAAACGTATCCCAGTAGCTTGATGACTCcacagtttttaaataaaacttgatCTTCACCTCCTGACTGTTGACTTAAGGCCCGGGGGAGCCCCGAGGGTCCAGCCCCTCCAGTACCCATCTATATACtaccatttttgacagcttCTATTGACAAACGGTACCACTTTCATATCTAGTGTTTAACGTTGCATCGGTTTTAACGGCTCTAAATCCCCCGGTTTTTTTAATATGAACAAATCACTAAATCATATacatttcttgactttttcacagccataaactGCATCTGTTAGCCACTTTGGGTCTTTtcacagaccgaaatgacagatttcccaacTTTTCATTTACTATGTAGCAGGCGTCCCTCTCTCCCAATCTcctttccctcccctccctaaCATGCCTTGTACGCCTGCCTTGTatgcctgccacgcaggccCCAAGGTATGATTTTTTCGATCAACTCTCGAATCTAAGCCAGCATGTCTCAAACTGCGTCATTCTTAACGTAATGAAACAAAAGGTCGTATATTTTGTCTGGCCGTATTGTCCTAAGAGGTTCTAAAACAATGGTTGTTGTACTGTTTTGGCTGGGTAGTATGTTAGACCTGTTTTTTCTATAAACAGGGTCCTAATTTCAGTGGCACTTTACTCCTTTGACACTGCAACTGTATAGAACCACCTTGAATATATCTGGAAACCGCAAACTTTTGTACCGTACAAGAAAACTCGGAAGTTAGGACTGCCTGGTAGGAGTCAGGATAAACAGTACAGGCAATACTGTTTAGTGAAACTGAACGATTTCTGACATCAATATTTACGACCGCACATTACCAACATCGCACTACAAGCGTCACTGGGACAAGGGTTTCATTTCAGTCTTAAAATAACCTTTTACTAGAAATATAGTGGCCGGCATAGGCCGGTGGGCAAGTGAAAATCAAGCTTGTTCTCCCTCGA is a genomic window containing:
- the LOC140947397 gene encoding uncharacterized protein, whose protein sequence is MLEEPCARIPSNRQDHSTWLSVLLPAADERDYVDLSMDLIEGRVRYRKGKKWKTRWAVLRRVNPATEVLNLVLYPKEANAGARHKEKALLSLKGFSGLHVLNKMDKNFNVIVIITTDNVIPLSFETIDQRAEWLALLQGHYGKEKSFQGIVPHKQKIKSGEADLRFYSTFFSLTKKDSYRLIGHWKLTSLPKYGAVEGGFAFQAGPESATGDKPVIYFFATRSGKEIQALFDSVCRAGEAMLPQESYTETTQPSTSKDESQSQPNFLKRAWLRMSAKRRKGGRQRSRSVPSPTRGKNRAETGEQTSPPENGQTTMRRNVSVPAYFGTTSSNEPGLNEVFEEEKPKSPPPGYENIAGVTPEGYHVMMPADNQVRQSRSSSGARSPTRRESEERGVRTSEKVDEGGEGEVEGYVVVDGRDEELLEKVRADSEAASQRRTSRGSENGRVKLSSSSASEKREENGVIAEEAEGEQQERKPSETEQHSNGDVQCQIVVTSTDDTEEKKSAEKESIVNDERDAPKEQEMKSDVHSNGSNASEKVVTSVDYVNGDIFEKKENYMKNSTSTSVSSRRGMKAPPKLNLPSMSTAGSAEHLYVNSPKIVDYVNVKGSKSGGLRSRSVTGSQAGNRSKLNPYAMYDGNDDSIYHSVESLMPSHPGYLNVFTDDPSRSHSFENIAGHSYANVAGAQPSYKNIGHFDRSYVNVMSRPPQGNLNYVRVAGVDSSHASSPLLITSTSPKSSDYTWIDERKTKLLLDTGKMHSERRQENLPRIMKK